A single region of the Streptomyces virginiae genome encodes:
- a CDS encoding MHYT domain-containing protein, producing the protein MGHLDHAAYGWLTPVLSYVMASIGAALGLRCTVRALATTGASRRNWLLTAASAIGTGIWTMHFVAMLGFEVTGTEIHYNVPLTILSLLVAMLVVGAGVFAVGYGKERGRSLVLGGLTTGLGVASMHYLGMAALRLHGDVSYDPLTVGLSIAIAVIAATAALWAALNIKSPVAVAVASLVMGAAVSSMHYTGMMAVAVSVSPSDAVLPGATAMQFIFPLAVGLGSYLFITAAFVALSPTVDERAASASARHVGERTVTAH; encoded by the coding sequence CTGGGACATCTGGACCACGCCGCCTATGGGTGGCTGACACCCGTGCTGTCATATGTGATGGCATCGATCGGCGCCGCCCTCGGGCTGCGCTGCACCGTCCGCGCGCTCGCCACGACCGGAGCCTCTCGCCGCAACTGGCTCCTCACCGCTGCCTCCGCCATCGGCACCGGCATCTGGACCATGCACTTCGTCGCGATGCTCGGCTTCGAGGTCACGGGCACCGAGATCCACTACAACGTGCCGCTCACGATCCTCAGCCTGCTCGTCGCCATGCTGGTCGTCGGCGCCGGAGTCTTCGCCGTCGGCTACGGCAAGGAACGCGGCCGGTCCCTCGTACTGGGTGGCCTCACCACCGGACTCGGCGTCGCCAGCATGCACTACCTGGGCATGGCGGCCCTGCGACTGCACGGAGACGTCTCCTACGACCCGCTCACCGTCGGACTCTCGATCGCCATCGCCGTGATCGCGGCGACCGCCGCCCTGTGGGCCGCGCTCAACATCAAGTCACCGGTGGCGGTCGCCGTCGCCTCGCTCGTCATGGGCGCCGCCGTCAGCAGCATGCACTACACGGGGATGATGGCCGTCGCCGTCAGCGTCAGCCCCTCGGACGCGGTCCTGCCCGGCGCCACGGCCATGCAGTTCATCTTCCCGCTCGCCGTCGGGCTGGGCTCCTACCTGTTCATCACCGCCGCCTTCGTCGCGCTCTCCCCGACGGTCGACGAGCGCGCCGCCTCCGCTTCGGCCCGACACGTGGGGGAGCGCACCGTGACCGCCCACTGA
- the exaC gene encoding acetaldehyde dehydrogenase ExaC, producing the protein MARYAAPGTEGALMSYAPRYDHFIGGAYVPPARGRYFENPSPVNGQVFTEVARGTAEDVERALDAAHAAAPAWGRTSVADRSSILLRIADRTEQHLEALAVAETWENGKPVRETLAADLPLAVDQFRYFAGALRAQEGALSQLDDDTVAYHFHEPLGVVGQIIPWNFPILMAVWKLAPALAAGNAVVLKPAEQTPASVHYWLSLVADLLPPGVVNIVNGFGEEAGKPLASSPRVAKIAFTGETATGRLIMQYAAEHLKPVTLELGGKSPNLFFDDIWSTDDDLRDKALEGFTMFALNQGEVCTSPSRALVERGRYGEFLDAAVARTELIVPGHPLDTDTMIGAQASEEQLKKVLSYVEIGRREGAKILTGGERRQLEGDLAGGFYVEPTIFEGDNRMRIFQEEIFGPVVSVTSFQDFDDAVRIANDTAYGLGAGVWTRDINTAYRTGRAIQAGRVWTNCYHAYPAHAAFGGYKQSGIGRETHKMMLEHYQQTKNLLVSYSPKRLGFF; encoded by the coding sequence ATGGCCCGCTACGCTGCGCCCGGAACCGAGGGGGCGCTCATGTCGTACGCGCCCCGGTACGACCACTTCATCGGCGGCGCGTACGTCCCGCCCGCCCGCGGTCGCTACTTCGAGAACCCCTCCCCCGTCAACGGCCAGGTCTTCACGGAGGTCGCCCGGGGCACGGCCGAGGACGTGGAGCGGGCGCTGGACGCGGCCCACGCGGCGGCGCCCGCCTGGGGCCGGACGTCGGTCGCCGACCGGTCGTCGATCCTGCTGCGCATCGCGGACCGGACGGAACAGCACCTGGAGGCCCTCGCGGTCGCGGAGACCTGGGAGAACGGCAAGCCGGTACGCGAGACCCTGGCGGCCGACCTGCCCCTGGCCGTGGACCAGTTCCGGTACTTCGCGGGGGCCCTGCGCGCGCAGGAGGGCGCGCTGAGCCAGCTCGACGACGACACCGTGGCCTACCACTTCCACGAACCGTTGGGCGTGGTCGGGCAGATCATCCCGTGGAACTTCCCGATCCTGATGGCGGTGTGGAAGCTGGCCCCGGCGCTGGCGGCGGGCAACGCGGTGGTCCTCAAGCCGGCCGAGCAGACCCCGGCCTCCGTCCACTACTGGCTGAGCCTGGTGGCGGACCTGCTGCCGCCGGGCGTGGTCAACATCGTCAACGGCTTCGGGGAGGAGGCGGGCAAGCCGCTCGCGTCCAGCCCGCGGGTGGCGAAGATCGCCTTCACCGGGGAGACGGCCACCGGCCGGTTGATCATGCAGTACGCGGCCGAGCACCTGAAGCCCGTCACCCTGGAACTCGGTGGCAAGAGCCCGAACCTCTTCTTCGACGACATCTGGTCGACGGACGACGACCTGCGCGACAAGGCCCTGGAGGGCTTCACCATGTTCGCCCTCAACCAGGGCGAGGTGTGCACGAGCCCGTCGCGGGCGCTGGTCGAGCGGGGCCGGTACGGGGAGTTCCTCGACGCGGCCGTGGCGCGCACCGAGCTGATCGTGCCGGGGCACCCGTTGGACACGGACACGATGATCGGGGCGCAGGCCTCGGAGGAGCAGCTGAAGAAGGTCCTGTCGTACGTGGAGATCGGCCGACGCGAGGGCGCGAAGATCCTCACGGGCGGCGAGCGCCGGCAACTGGAGGGCGACCTCGCGGGCGGCTTCTACGTCGAGCCGACCATCTTCGAGGGCGACAACCGCATGCGGATCTTCCAGGAGGAGATCTTCGGGCCGGTGGTGTCGGTGACTTCCTTCCAGGACTTCGACGACGCGGTACGGATCGCGAACGACACGGCGTACGGCCTGGGCGCGGGCGTCTGGACCCGGGACATCAACACGGCCTACCGCACGGGCCGCGCGATCCAGGCGGGCCGCGTCTGGACGAACTGCTACCACGCGTACCCGGCACACGCCGCCTTCGGCGGCTACAAGCAGTCGGGCATCGGCCGCGAGACCCACAAGATGATGCTGGAGCACTACCAGCAGACGAAGAACCTGCTCGTCTCGTACTCACCGAAGCGTCTCGGCTTCTTCTAG
- a CDS encoding oxygenase MpaB family protein, with product MQRYDRLREILRLDPDKDFLAIYRLTATYEFPWDFTRALELALFRTYAVPSIGGLLAETAEFTDRTQKRYDDTALLLDAVVEHGFESDTARTAIRRVNQMHRSYDISNEDMRYVLCTFVVIPARWLDAYGWRPLTHHERRACANYYATLGRHLGITDIPGSYEEFEATLVAYEEAHFGWDEGARAVADSTLDLMASWYPAPVAPAVRRASLALLDESLLDAFRYAAPRAPVRRLVQGALRLRGRAVRLLPPRRAPHYARQNPEIKGYPDGYDVGELGTFPVPGSGGCPVPHPRRPAGAEAQPPA from the coding sequence GTGCAGCGTTACGATCGGCTGAGGGAGATCCTCCGTCTCGATCCCGACAAGGATTTCCTCGCCATCTACCGGCTCACCGCCACCTACGAGTTCCCCTGGGACTTCACCCGCGCCCTGGAACTCGCACTGTTCCGGACCTATGCCGTCCCGAGCATCGGTGGCCTGCTGGCCGAGACGGCCGAGTTCACCGACCGCACCCAGAAGCGCTACGACGACACCGCGCTGCTCCTGGACGCGGTCGTCGAGCACGGCTTCGAGAGCGACACCGCACGCACCGCCATCCGCCGCGTCAACCAGATGCACCGCAGCTACGACATCTCGAACGAGGACATGCGGTACGTCCTGTGCACCTTCGTGGTGATTCCGGCGCGTTGGCTGGACGCCTACGGCTGGCGTCCGCTGACCCACCACGAGCGTCGAGCCTGCGCGAACTACTACGCCACCCTCGGTCGCCATCTGGGCATCACGGACATCCCGGGCTCCTACGAGGAGTTCGAAGCCACCCTCGTGGCCTACGAGGAGGCCCACTTCGGCTGGGACGAAGGCGCCCGCGCGGTCGCCGACTCCACCCTCGACCTCATGGCCTCCTGGTACCCGGCGCCGGTCGCCCCCGCCGTGCGGCGCGCGAGTCTCGCCCTCCTCGACGAGTCGCTCCTGGACGCCTTCCGGTACGCGGCCCCGCGCGCCCCGGTCAGGCGCCTCGTCCAAGGCGCCCTGCGGCTGCGCGGTCGCGCGGTACGGCTGCTGCCCCCGCGCCGGGCCCCGCACTACGCCCGCCAGAACCCGGAGATCAAGGGCTATCCGGACGGCTACGACGTGGGTGAGCTCGGCACGTTCCCCGTGCCCGGCTCGGGCGGCTGCCCGGTGCCGCATCCCCGCCGGCCCGCCGGAGCCGAGGCCCAGCCTCCGGCCTGA
- a CDS encoding DEAD/DEAH box helicase, which yields MLSEISGLIHHSAVFLPADPARGGRIALWRTDGRTPGTDSPATTTGAAAADDGGARARFGSREELTVVTPDLRRATVVALVLSLDEALPLLTRARSTAVETDTATGGAGATAAGAGSAAFWGAAALLALRFAARGQLLPGLSPTGHDAWRIGPLGATDLDEIRELAAAMPPTAHCVPLNADGPPRLPAPEPLLRAFLDAVADTLPRSPAAPAAAGGPAYAERPPRLHPELRAWATEVAAGHDAGVRISLRIEVDGALDPGVAQAPEAAPTFRCVLQLHSLADAALVADAADVWAGSGAAAGAFPPGARMDALRTLRRASRLWPPLAPLLGAAVPDTVELADEEVTELLGEAGAALAVDGVQVHWPRGLLRDLSARAVLGSPEDSTARARSSGLLSPGALLSFSWRHALGDQGDLTRAELDRLAESKRPLVRLRDQWVLVDPAEARRARARQDRTIAASEALAAVLTGSAEIDGKRVDVAASGPLEELRARLAADPQEETDAFDAPPELRATLRDYQLRGLRWLARMTSLGLGACLADDMGLGKTVTLIALHLHRNRPEDPTAATGSDPATATAGPTLVVCPASLLGNWQREIEKFAPGTPVRRFHGPGRSLTDLSGLNGLDRGFVLTTYGTMRLDAPELAAVCWGMVVADEAQHVKNPRSSTAKALRTIPAPARVALTGTPVENDLSELWAVLDWTTPGLLGRLGTFRSRYADPVESGHDPQAAARLGALVRPFLLRRKKSDPGIAPELPPKTETDHTVALSPEQTSLYEAVVRETLAAISEADGMERRGLVVKLLTSLKQICNHPAHYLREHDPADRGSKEAAGGGAARSGKLELVDELLDTILAEGGSVLVFTQYVTMARLIERHLQARGIASQLLHGGTPVPRREELVDRFQAGEVPVFLLSLKAAGTGLNLTRAGHVVHFDRWWNPAVEEQATDRAYRIGQTQPVQVHRIIAEGTVEDRIAQLLARKRALADSVLAGGEGALTELTDAELAELVALRPTARGE from the coding sequence GTGCTCTCCGAGATCTCCGGCCTCATCCATCACTCCGCCGTGTTCCTTCCCGCCGACCCGGCCCGAGGCGGCCGGATCGCCCTCTGGCGGACCGACGGCAGAACCCCCGGCACCGACTCCCCCGCCACGACGACGGGCGCCGCCGCTGCCGATGACGGCGGTGCCCGCGCCCGCTTCGGCAGCCGGGAGGAGCTCACGGTCGTCACCCCCGACCTGCGTCGGGCCACCGTGGTCGCGCTCGTCCTGTCCCTGGACGAAGCCCTGCCCCTGCTCACCCGCGCCCGGTCCACCGCGGTGGAGACCGACACCGCGACAGGCGGGGCCGGCGCCACGGCCGCCGGGGCCGGCAGCGCGGCGTTCTGGGGCGCCGCCGCGCTGCTCGCCCTGCGCTTCGCCGCGCGCGGGCAGCTCCTGCCCGGGCTGAGCCCCACCGGCCACGACGCCTGGCGGATCGGGCCGCTGGGGGCAACCGACCTCGACGAGATCCGGGAACTGGCCGCCGCCATGCCGCCGACGGCCCACTGCGTGCCGCTGAACGCCGACGGGCCGCCCCGGCTGCCCGCGCCGGAGCCGCTGCTGCGGGCCTTCCTCGACGCCGTCGCCGACACCCTCCCCCGCTCGCCCGCCGCCCCCGCGGCCGCCGGTGGGCCCGCCTACGCCGAGCGCCCGCCACGGCTCCACCCCGAGCTGCGCGCATGGGCCACCGAGGTGGCCGCCGGCCACGACGCCGGGGTGCGGATCTCCCTGCGGATCGAGGTCGACGGAGCCCTCGACCCGGGCGTGGCACAAGCGCCCGAAGCCGCCCCCACCTTCCGCTGCGTCCTACAGCTGCACAGCCTGGCCGACGCCGCCCTCGTCGCCGATGCCGCCGACGTCTGGGCCGGTTCCGGTGCTGCCGCGGGCGCCTTCCCGCCCGGCGCCCGGATGGACGCGCTGCGTACCCTGCGCCGCGCCTCCCGGCTGTGGCCCCCGCTCGCCCCGCTGCTGGGCGCGGCCGTCCCGGACACGGTCGAACTCGCCGACGAGGAGGTCACGGAGCTGCTCGGCGAAGCCGGCGCCGCCCTGGCTGTCGACGGGGTCCAGGTGCACTGGCCGCGCGGTCTCCTGCGCGACCTGAGCGCGCGGGCCGTGCTGGGCTCGCCCGAAGACTCCACCGCGCGGGCCCGCTCCTCCGGCCTGCTCTCCCCCGGCGCCCTGCTCTCCTTCAGCTGGCGCCACGCGCTGGGCGACCAAGGCGATCTGACCCGGGCCGAACTCGACCGCCTCGCCGAATCGAAGCGCCCCCTGGTGCGGCTGCGCGACCAGTGGGTCCTGGTGGATCCCGCCGAGGCCCGCCGCGCCCGCGCCCGCCAGGACCGTACGATCGCCGCCTCGGAGGCCCTGGCCGCCGTACTCACCGGGTCGGCGGAGATCGACGGGAAGCGGGTCGACGTAGCGGCTTCCGGTCCGCTCGAAGAACTGCGTGCGCGGTTGGCCGCCGACCCGCAGGAGGAGACCGACGCCTTCGACGCGCCGCCGGAGCTGCGCGCCACCCTGCGCGACTACCAGCTCCGCGGCCTGCGCTGGCTGGCCCGGATGACCTCGCTCGGCCTCGGCGCCTGCCTCGCCGACGACATGGGCCTCGGCAAGACCGTCACCCTGATCGCGCTCCACCTGCACCGCAACCGGCCCGAGGACCCGACCGCCGCCACAGGCTCCGACCCTGCCACTGCCACCGCCGGACCCACCCTGGTCGTGTGCCCGGCCTCGTTGCTGGGCAACTGGCAGCGGGAGATCGAGAAGTTCGCCCCCGGCACTCCCGTACGCCGCTTCCACGGCCCGGGCCGCAGCCTCACCGACCTCAGCGGCCTCAACGGCCTCGACAGGGGTTTCGTCCTCACCACCTACGGCACCATGCGCCTGGACGCGCCCGAACTCGCGGCCGTCTGCTGGGGCATGGTGGTGGCCGACGAGGCCCAGCACGTCAAGAACCCGCGTTCCTCCACCGCCAAGGCCCTGCGCACCATCCCGGCCCCGGCCCGCGTGGCCCTGACCGGCACCCCCGTCGAGAACGACCTCTCCGAGCTGTGGGCCGTCCTCGACTGGACCACCCCCGGGCTCCTGGGCCGCCTCGGCACCTTCCGCTCCCGCTACGCCGACCCCGTCGAAAGCGGCCACGACCCGCAGGCCGCCGCCCGCCTCGGGGCGCTCGTGCGGCCGTTCCTGCTGCGGCGCAAGAAGTCCGACCCCGGGATCGCGCCCGAGCTGCCGCCGAAGACGGAGACCGACCACACCGTCGCCCTCAGCCCCGAGCAGACCTCGCTCTACGAGGCGGTCGTACGCGAGACCCTCGCCGCGATCTCCGAGGCGGACGGGATGGAGCGGCGCGGTCTGGTGGTCAAGCTGCTGACCTCCCTCAAGCAGATCTGCAACCACCCGGCCCACTACCTTCGCGAGCACGATCCGGCGGACCGCGGCTCCAAGGAGGCCGCTGGTGGTGGCGCCGCCCGCTCCGGGAAGTTGGAGCTCGTCGACGAGCTGCTGGACACGATCCTGGCCGAGGGCGGCTCGGTGCTGGTCTTCACCCAGTACGTGACGATGGCCCGCCTGATCGAACGGCACCTGCAGGCGCGCGGGATCGCCTCGCAGCTGCTGCACGGGGGCACTCCGGTGCCGCGCCGAGAGGAGCTCGTCGACCGGTTCCAGGCGGGCGAGGTCCCCGTCTTCCTGCTGTCCCTGAAGGCCGCGGGCACCGGGCTGAACCTCACCCGGGCCGGCCATGTCGTCCACTTCGACCGCTGGTGGAACCCGGCCGTCGAGGAACAGGCCACCGACCGCGCCTACCGCATCGGCCAGACCCAGCCCGTCCAGGTCCACCGGATCATCGCCGAAGGCACCGTCGAGGACCGGATCGCACAGCTCCTCGCGCGCAAACGCGCCCTCGCCGATTCCGTCCTCGCGGGCGGCGAGGGCGCACTGACCGAACTGACCGATGCCGAACTGGCCGAACTCGTGGCACTGCGCCCGACCGCGCGCGGGGAGTGA
- a CDS encoding GAF domain-containing protein, whose amino-acid sequence MGDPSVALPGGADPAARTRELRRAHAAFTRDGRVEDPVRAVIARSWRRCARARLSPECAPRVELAEAELRSYREEHPLARVMPLFRDLVGAFAAHGTHLLAVCDARGSLLWVEGEPATLRRAEGLGFVPGARWAESAMGTNAPGTAVATGEPVQVFGAEHFSRRVHPWTCAAAPVRDPRTGRLLGAVDITGGDGLAHPHSLGFVQAVARAAEAQLSLLEPEPPAAADTLAALGQDEALLVTAGRRLRLGRRHSEIMALLAHHPEGLSGEELTIALYEDESVSPVTLRAEVSRLRALLGASAPLSRPYRTAGRLEADFTVLTRQLAAGAVSAALHHYPGPLLPGSNAPGIVRLRRRIEDQARAAVIARADAGLLTDWVCGPWGADDPEAWRALAAALPPERRPAALARVHALDRELGARPDPRTRPRATYPQPARS is encoded by the coding sequence ATGGGTGATCCGTCGGTGGCGCTGCCGGGCGGGGCCGATCCGGCCGCGCGTACGCGCGAACTGCGGCGGGCCCATGCCGCGTTCACCCGGGACGGGCGGGTCGAGGACCCGGTGCGGGCGGTCATCGCGCGGTCCTGGCGGCGGTGCGCGCGGGCCCGGCTCAGCCCGGAGTGCGCGCCCCGGGTGGAGCTCGCGGAGGCGGAGCTGCGGTCGTACCGGGAGGAGCACCCGCTGGCCCGGGTGATGCCGCTGTTCCGTGATCTCGTCGGGGCGTTCGCCGCGCACGGGACGCACCTGCTCGCCGTGTGCGACGCGCGGGGCAGCCTGTTGTGGGTGGAGGGCGAACCGGCCACCCTGCGGCGGGCCGAGGGCCTCGGCTTCGTCCCGGGCGCGCGGTGGGCGGAGTCGGCGATGGGGACCAACGCCCCCGGGACGGCGGTCGCGACGGGCGAGCCGGTGCAGGTCTTCGGGGCCGAGCACTTCAGCCGGCGGGTGCACCCGTGGACCTGCGCGGCGGCCCCGGTGCGGGATCCCCGGACGGGCAGGCTGCTGGGCGCGGTGGACATCACCGGGGGCGACGGCCTGGCCCACCCGCACTCCCTCGGCTTCGTCCAGGCGGTGGCCCGGGCGGCGGAAGCCCAGTTGTCCCTGCTCGAACCGGAACCGCCGGCCGCGGCGGACACCCTGGCGGCCCTCGGCCAGGACGAGGCGCTGCTGGTCACGGCCGGTCGCAGGCTTCGGCTGGGTCGGCGGCACAGCGAGATCATGGCGCTGCTCGCGCACCACCCGGAGGGGCTGTCGGGCGAGGAGCTGACGATCGCCCTGTACGAGGACGAGTCGGTGTCACCGGTGACGTTGCGCGCCGAGGTCTCCCGGCTGCGCGCCCTGCTGGGGGCGTCGGCCCCGCTGTCGCGCCCGTATCGCACGGCCGGTCGGCTGGAGGCGGATTTCACCGTCCTGACCCGGCAGTTGGCCGCCGGGGCGGTGTCCGCCGCCCTCCACCACTACCCCGGGCCGTTGTTGCCGGGCTCGAACGCTCCGGGCATCGTCCGGCTGCGGCGACGAATCGAGGACCAGGCACGGGCGGCGGTGATCGCGCGGGCCGATGCCGGGCTGCTGACCGACTGGGTGTGCGGGCCGTGGGGCGCGGACGACCCGGAGGCGTGGCGGGCGCTGGCGGCGGCGCTGCCGCCGGAGCGGCGGCCGGCCGCGCTGGCCCGCGTACACGCCCTGGACCGGGAGCTCGGCGCGCGCCCGGACCCCCGTACCCGGCCGCGTGCAACGTATCCGCAACCTGCCCGCTCCTAG
- a CDS encoding polyprenyl synthetase family protein, translating into MSYLDLHREVSQDIDAEIDTALERLGSLGGTTKNSVAKLLEQRKLRHPLSVLPLLTHAIETGNPRPAIPLSAVHLLWWTSACYLDDLADANGASISGELTENEALLASVITGNSLPIQILLSQDLPESARAALITEILNGWIIGVDGQIDDMRGDIDGASRKSVVETYRGKSGAPFGMITAMAAIFSGTTAEKVELWREFGYVFGILWQIFNDQEDILSGRNEDLLNGTVTYLLASVVEDASPESRQHILGLCAAAGRSHQARAELAGLLRTPTALDRYRAEIDVFRAEGHRILDELGGDETYLPVLRHLVDHASQMLLEADLDLDLAPVVVSGAA; encoded by the coding sequence ATGTCCTACCTGGACCTGCACCGGGAAGTTTCGCAGGACATCGACGCGGAGATCGACACCGCGCTGGAGCGCCTCGGCTCACTGGGCGGCACGACCAAGAACTCGGTCGCCAAGCTCTTGGAGCAGCGCAAACTGAGACATCCCCTCTCGGTGCTGCCGCTCCTCACGCACGCCATAGAGACCGGTAATCCGAGACCGGCCATCCCCCTGTCCGCCGTGCACCTGCTGTGGTGGACCTCGGCCTGCTATCTCGATGACCTGGCGGACGCCAACGGCGCCTCCATCTCCGGCGAGCTCACCGAGAACGAAGCACTGCTCGCCTCGGTCATCACGGGAAACTCGCTCCCCATTCAGATCCTACTGTCGCAGGATCTCCCGGAGTCGGCGCGCGCCGCGTTGATAACCGAGATCCTGAACGGCTGGATCATCGGCGTCGACGGGCAGATCGACGACATGCGCGGGGACATCGACGGCGCGTCGCGGAAATCGGTGGTCGAGACGTACCGCGGCAAGTCCGGCGCCCCCTTCGGAATGATCACGGCAATGGCCGCCATATTCTCGGGAACGACAGCCGAGAAGGTGGAGCTGTGGCGTGAATTCGGCTACGTCTTCGGCATCCTTTGGCAAATATTCAACGACCAGGAAGACATCCTGTCCGGTCGCAACGAAGACCTGCTCAACGGCACCGTCACCTATCTCCTCGCCTCCGTCGTCGAGGACGCCTCGCCTGAATCCCGGCAGCACATCCTGGGCCTGTGCGCCGCCGCCGGGCGCTCACATCAAGCCAGAGCGGAACTGGCGGGACTGCTGCGGACGCCCACCGCCCTCGACCGGTACCGGGCGGAGATCGACGTGTTCCGCGCCGAGGGGCACCGCATCCTGGACGAATTGGGCGGCGACGAGACCTACTTGCCGGTGCTCCGGCACCTCGTGGACCACGCGTCCCAGATGCTGCTCGAAGCGGACCTCGACCTCGATCTGGCCCCTGTCGTCGTGAGCGGCGCAGCCTGA
- a CDS encoding SWIM zinc finger family protein gives MNNRDRDRHREPYEKTFPAVAPTRGRGFAHTWWGHAWVRALEDSALDGTQLKQGRRYARSGAVGAMSVRPGGLTAVVRDPDGTAHRTDVLVQEFTEAEWNRLLDLAAAEAGHIAALLDREVPPELAEDATAAGVELLPGIGDLDPRCDCGEWDHCAHTAALCYQVARLLDQDPFVLLLLRGRGERELVDDLAERSTAEAEAESDAPHGSADEGVPAAEVFAVAAPRPALPPLPALPETPGQPPALDTEAEPEPHLDVDAVEFLAQAAATEAHRRLAEALAPGHADRAPTAPLSLAEDAVRLTAEADDFRVRSRLAAATGRSRAEMELAVRAWGFGAAPGLAALEDDWTPDRSTLDRARAALATAWADGEPPVLRRVRARWTQAGTDRQLRLGREGRWWPYRREAGQWIPSGPSAPDPGSALEADPAP, from the coding sequence ATGAACAACCGAGACCGAGATCGACACCGAGAGCCCTACGAGAAGACCTTCCCGGCCGTGGCACCCACCCGCGGCCGCGGCTTCGCCCACACCTGGTGGGGTCATGCCTGGGTGCGCGCCCTGGAGGACAGCGCGCTCGACGGGACGCAGCTCAAGCAGGGTCGCCGGTACGCGCGCTCGGGCGCGGTCGGCGCGATGTCGGTACGCCCCGGCGGGCTCACCGCGGTGGTGCGCGACCCGGACGGGACGGCGCACCGGACGGACGTGCTGGTGCAGGAGTTCACGGAAGCGGAATGGAACCGACTGCTCGACCTGGCGGCCGCGGAGGCCGGGCACATCGCGGCTCTGCTCGACCGGGAGGTGCCGCCGGAGCTCGCCGAGGACGCGACCGCCGCCGGGGTGGAGCTGCTGCCCGGCATAGGAGACCTCGATCCGCGGTGTGACTGCGGCGAGTGGGACCACTGCGCGCACACGGCCGCGCTCTGCTACCAGGTGGCCCGGCTGCTGGACCAGGACCCCTTCGTCCTGCTGCTCCTGCGGGGCCGGGGCGAGCGGGAGCTCGTGGACGATCTGGCGGAACGGAGCACGGCCGAGGCTGAGGCGGAATCAGATGCTCCGCACGGGTCTGCCGACGAGGGGGTCCCGGCGGCGGAGGTCTTCGCGGTGGCTGCTCCGCGTCCCGCGCTGCCCCCGCTACCGGCGCTTCCCGAGACGCCGGGCCAACCACCGGCGTTGGACACCGAGGCGGAACCGGAACCGCATCTCGACGTGGACGCGGTGGAGTTCCTGGCGCAGGCGGCGGCGACCGAGGCCCACCGGCGGCTCGCGGAGGCCCTGGCTCCGGGCCACGCCGATCGCGCTCCGACGGCCCCGCTCTCGCTCGCCGAGGACGCTGTACGCCTCACGGCCGAGGCCGATGACTTCCGGGTCCGCTCCCGCCTGGCGGCGGCTACCGGACGCAGCCGGGCCGAGATGGAACTGGCCGTACGCGCCTGGGGCTTCGGCGCGGCCCCGGGCCTCGCGGCGCTGGAGGACGACTGGACGCCGGACCGGAGCACGCTGGACCGCGCCCGGGCGGCCCTGGCCACGGCCTGGGCGGACGGGGAGCCGCCGGTGCTCCGCCGGGTCCGCGCCCGCTGGACGCAGGCGGGCACCGACCGGCAGCTTCGGCTGGGCCGGGAGGGGCGCTGGTGGCCGTACCGCCGCGAGGCGGGTCAATGGATCCCGTCGGGCCCCTCCGCCCCGGATCCGGGCTCGGCGCTGGAGGCCGATCCGGCCCCGTGA
- a CDS encoding class I SAM-dependent methyltransferase: protein MSEDRTHVQEFFGARAVDWDRKFPGDGPAFTTAVTEFGLRPGDRVLDAGCGTGRAMTALRTAVGPGGTVLGVDLTPQMLAAARRAGRDAEGALLLADVARLPLRDEVLDAVFAAGLIAHLPDPEANLRELARVVRPGGGLALFHPIGRAALAARHGRELTPQDMRAEHNLGPLLSGSGWEMASYADDDDRFLVLAVRRP from the coding sequence ATGAGCGAAGACCGGACACACGTGCAGGAGTTCTTCGGGGCCCGCGCGGTCGATTGGGACCGCAAGTTCCCCGGGGACGGGCCCGCGTTCACCACCGCTGTGACCGAGTTCGGACTACGGCCCGGGGACCGCGTGCTCGACGCGGGCTGCGGCACCGGGCGGGCCATGACCGCGCTGCGGACCGCCGTGGGACCCGGCGGGACCGTACTCGGAGTGGACCTCACTCCCCAGATGCTGGCCGCCGCACGGCGGGCGGGACGGGACGCCGAGGGCGCCCTGCTGCTCGCCGACGTGGCCCGGCTGCCCCTGCGCGACGAGGTGCTCGACGCGGTGTTCGCCGCCGGCCTGATCGCCCACCTGCCGGACCCGGAAGCGAACCTCCGCGAGCTCGCCCGCGTGGTCCGCCCCGGTGGCGGGCTCGCGCTCTTCCACCCGATCGGGCGAGCCGCCCTCGCCGCGCGCCACGGCCGCGAGCTGACCCCGCAGGACATGCGGGCCGAGCACAACCTCGGCCCGCTGCTGAGCGGTTCGGGCTGGGAGATGGCCTCGTACGCGGACGACGACGACCGTTTTCTGGTGCTGGCCGTGCGTCGCCCGTGA